Proteins from one Geomonas agri genomic window:
- a CDS encoding MinD/ParA family protein gives MSCLATDQAESLRRLAGRAKTEVPDQLQVREGLRVISVTSGKGGVGKTSVVVNLATTLAARGERVLIIDCNPGIGDICLRLGKDAPFRMGQVLSGDIDLKETVVELGGGVSVLPAGMEMQQYSALSPWERSALLQAMLRLQNDFDYFLIDTGSGMAANLTGFAALAREIMLVVTPEPTSITDAYALIKMLSGRDSSFRFRLLINMCRDNQEGDTLFSKLAAITGRFLQVQFDHAGTILHDELLVESVRRRGALCRLFPEAKASTGFKILAQKINAEQPAGAGAIPAASVASSTMWRNHELSS, from the coding sequence ATGTCTTGCCTAGCAACAGACCAGGCCGAATCCCTCAGGAGACTGGCGGGGCGTGCCAAGACCGAAGTACCGGACCAGCTCCAGGTGCGCGAGGGGCTAAGGGTGATCTCGGTCACCAGCGGCAAGGGCGGGGTCGGCAAGACCTCGGTGGTGGTGAACCTGGCCACCACGCTCGCCGCCAGGGGTGAGCGGGTCCTTATAATTGACTGCAACCCCGGCATCGGCGATATCTGCCTGCGCCTGGGCAAGGACGCACCGTTCCGCATGGGGCAGGTTCTCTCCGGCGACATCGACCTGAAGGAGACGGTGGTGGAGCTGGGAGGCGGGGTGAGCGTCCTGCCGGCGGGGATGGAGATGCAGCAATACAGCGCCCTCTCCCCCTGGGAGCGCAGCGCCCTGTTGCAGGCCATGCTCCGGCTGCAAAACGATTTCGACTACTTCCTGATCGACACGGGCTCCGGCATGGCGGCCAACCTGACCGGCTTCGCGGCACTCGCCCGCGAGATCATGCTGGTGGTGACCCCCGAGCCGACCTCCATCACCGACGCCTACGCCCTGATCAAGATGCTTTCCGGCCGCGACAGCTCCTTCCGCTTCCGCCTCCTGATCAACATGTGCCGCGACAACCAGGAGGGTGACACACTCTTTTCGAAGTTGGCCGCGATTACGGGCCGGTTTTTGCAAGTACAGTTTGACCACGCAGGAACGATCCTGCATGACGAGCTGTTGGTGGAAAGTGTAAGGCGTCGCGGGGCTTTATGCCGCCTCTTCCCGGAAGCCAAGGCGTCAACGGGATTCAAAATTTTGGCACAGAAAATCAATGCGGAGCAGCCGGCCGGCGCAGGGGCCATCCCGGCAGCTTCGGTGGCATCTAGCACGATGTGGAGGAACCATGAATTGTCTTCTTAA
- a CDS encoding flagellar biosynthesis protein FlhF, protein MLVKTFQAGEMSEALRMVKAEMGLDAMILSSKKERKKGILGFFSKPYYEVTAALEPRPQQRPNPYREEPPPAPERELSTREEFQNSMLGPLAREVRELKQRIEALTKKEAQQAAQQAVPQPQEPQPETPAVARTFGKEELEEIKQLLYNAVSGSKDKSPEKSPEKGAKPVTFQLAGQALEQTAVKAAVQPEAPAFAFPVEQAATAAPALKLVKETVRTTDEERLLEQLAEELRGEDVGPQAVQALTESVRAAAEEGLPLDELRSLMAENLAGMVKCSGSLRIKKNGPRIVAVVGPTGVGKTTTIAKIAAMYALNRRVSVAMVTMDNFRVGAVEQLKTYAKIMDLPLEVAGNSQELSNALARHSDKDLILIDTAGRSPKDADRLDELKGYLETQSGIDVYLCLSATTRSREIDEIIATFGTLPLTKLLFTKLDESRTFGCIVDTCFKHKIPLSYFSTGQKVPEDIEVATSKKLAAMVVQESN, encoded by the coding sequence ATGCTAGTTAAAACATTCCAAGCAGGCGAGATGTCGGAAGCTCTCAGGATGGTCAAGGCAGAGATGGGTCTGGACGCGATGATCCTCTCCTCCAAGAAGGAGCGCAAGAAGGGGATCCTCGGCTTCTTCTCCAAGCCCTACTACGAGGTGACCGCGGCCCTGGAACCCAGGCCGCAACAGCGCCCGAATCCGTACCGGGAGGAGCCGCCGCCGGCCCCGGAGCGCGAGCTCTCCACCCGCGAGGAGTTCCAGAACTCCATGCTGGGCCCCCTGGCGCGCGAGGTGCGCGAACTGAAGCAGCGCATCGAGGCGCTCACTAAGAAGGAAGCGCAGCAGGCCGCCCAGCAGGCCGTACCCCAGCCCCAGGAGCCCCAGCCGGAAACCCCGGCCGTCGCCAGGACCTTTGGCAAGGAGGAGCTCGAAGAGATCAAGCAGCTTCTCTACAACGCGGTCTCCGGCAGCAAGGATAAGAGCCCCGAGAAGAGCCCGGAGAAGGGCGCCAAGCCGGTGACCTTCCAGTTGGCCGGGCAGGCGCTGGAGCAGACCGCGGTCAAGGCCGCGGTGCAGCCCGAAGCGCCGGCGTTTGCCTTCCCGGTCGAGCAGGCAGCAACAGCGGCCCCGGCGCTCAAGCTGGTCAAGGAAACCGTCCGCACTACCGATGAGGAGCGGCTGCTGGAGCAACTCGCCGAGGAGCTGCGGGGTGAGGACGTCGGCCCGCAGGCGGTCCAGGCGCTCACCGAGTCGGTCCGTGCCGCCGCCGAGGAGGGGCTGCCGCTGGACGAGCTCCGCTCGCTGATGGCCGAGAACCTGGCCGGCATGGTGAAGTGCTCCGGCTCGCTGCGCATCAAGAAGAATGGCCCGCGCATCGTGGCCGTGGTTGGGCCGACCGGCGTCGGCAAGACTACCACGATAGCCAAGATCGCCGCCATGTACGCGCTCAACCGTCGCGTCTCCGTCGCCATGGTCACCATGGACAATTTCAGGGTCGGCGCGGTCGAGCAGCTGAAAACCTACGCCAAGATCATGGACCTCCCCCTGGAGGTGGCCGGTAACTCGCAGGAACTCTCCAACGCGCTCGCCCGTCACTCCGACAAGGACCTGATCCTGATCGACACCGCCGGCAGGAGCCCGAAAGACGCCGACCGCCTCGACGAGCTGAAGGGGTACCTCGAGACCCAGAGCGGCATCGACGTCTACCTCTGCCTGTCGGCGACCACTAGGAGCCGCGAGATCGACGAGATCATCGCCACCTTCGGCACCCTGCCGTTGACCAAGCTCCTTTTCACCAAGCTCGACGAAAGCCGGACCTTTGGCTGCATCGTCGACACCTGTTTCAAACACAAGATCCCTCTCTCTTATTTCAGCACCGGGCAGAAGGTGCCCGAGGACATCGAGGTGGCGACCTCCAAGAAGCTCGCCGCCATGGTAGTGCAGGAGTCTAACTGA
- the flhA gene encoding flagellar biosynthesis protein FlhA, with protein MANPSTDALALPGPKSNSDIYMAIALIGVLALMVVPLPAFMLDIFLATNITVALVILLVCLYTVQPLDFSVFPSILLVTTLFRLALNIASTRLILMHGSEGVEAAGGVIKAFGQFVVGGNYVVGAVIFLILVIINFVVITKGAGRVAEVAARFTLDAMPGKQMAIDADLSNGILTDKEAKLRRKKIAREADFYGSMDGASKFVRGDAVAGIMIVLVNIIGGFVIGVWQKGMPLDQALQNYTLLTIGEGLVAQIPALIISTAAGVIVTRSADENNFGHEIAGQLLNYPKAFQVASGVLFLFALIPGLPHFAFFLLSGVSYMVSKMAVEKKAEVEDVVETTAAGAEESDQISSIRPLDMLELEVGYGLVPMVDASQQGELLDRIRSIRKQVADRMGFIVPPIHIHDNLQLKPYEYNILINGAKVGGGELSGQYLAMDSGGAVGALEGIKTTEPVFGLPAVWIKGKEREKAQVSGYTVVDNTTILATHISETIKKHAHELVGRQELQQLLDSIAATLPKVVEELVPSLLSLGTVLRVVKNLLKENVSIRDLRSILETLADYGGVTKDPEMLTEFVRQSLGRYIVEQYKREDDTLCVLTLDHDIEETIIDSVQLSEQGSYLAIDPHVAQRVLAAIRRNAEQFDAIGALPVLMASPSIRRHVKKLTERFMPNLAVISHNEIPPNIKIQSLGVVVINAS; from the coding sequence ATGGCAAACCCCTCGACGGACGCCCTGGCGCTCCCGGGACCCAAAAGCAATTCGGACATCTACATGGCGATCGCCCTGATCGGGGTGCTGGCCTTGATGGTGGTCCCCCTGCCTGCGTTCATGCTCGACATCTTTCTGGCTACCAACATCACCGTGGCGCTGGTCATCCTGCTGGTCTGCCTCTACACGGTGCAGCCGCTCGACTTCTCGGTGTTTCCTTCCATCCTCCTGGTCACCACGCTATTCCGACTGGCCCTCAACATCGCTTCTACCCGACTGATCCTGATGCACGGCAGCGAGGGGGTCGAGGCGGCTGGCGGCGTCATCAAGGCGTTCGGACAGTTCGTCGTCGGCGGCAACTACGTAGTGGGGGCCGTCATCTTCCTGATCCTGGTCATCATCAACTTCGTCGTCATCACCAAGGGTGCCGGACGCGTGGCCGAGGTGGCCGCCCGCTTCACCCTGGATGCCATGCCGGGCAAGCAGATGGCCATTGACGCCGACCTCTCCAACGGCATCCTGACCGACAAGGAAGCCAAGCTGCGTCGCAAGAAGATCGCCCGCGAGGCGGACTTCTACGGTTCCATGGACGGTGCCTCCAAGTTCGTGCGCGGGGACGCGGTCGCCGGCATCATGATCGTGCTGGTGAACATCATCGGCGGCTTCGTGATCGGCGTCTGGCAGAAGGGGATGCCGCTGGACCAGGCGCTGCAGAACTACACCCTGCTCACCATCGGCGAGGGGCTGGTGGCCCAGATCCCGGCCCTGATCATCTCCACTGCGGCCGGCGTCATCGTGACCCGCTCCGCCGACGAGAACAACTTCGGCCATGAGATCGCCGGGCAACTCTTGAACTACCCCAAGGCCTTCCAGGTCGCTTCCGGGGTTCTGTTCCTGTTCGCCCTGATCCCGGGGCTGCCGCATTTCGCCTTCTTCCTGCTCTCCGGCGTCTCGTACATGGTGAGCAAGATGGCGGTGGAGAAGAAGGCCGAGGTGGAGGACGTGGTGGAGACCACGGCCGCAGGTGCCGAGGAGAGCGACCAGATCAGCAGCATCCGCCCGCTGGACATGCTGGAGCTGGAAGTGGGCTACGGCCTGGTCCCCATGGTGGACGCGAGCCAGCAAGGGGAGCTTTTGGACCGCATCCGCTCCATCAGGAAGCAGGTGGCGGACCGCATGGGCTTCATCGTTCCCCCGATTCACATCCACGACAACCTGCAGCTGAAACCTTACGAGTACAACATCCTGATCAACGGCGCCAAGGTTGGGGGCGGCGAGCTCTCCGGCCAGTACCTGGCCATGGACTCCGGCGGCGCAGTCGGGGCGCTGGAGGGGATCAAGACCACGGAGCCGGTGTTCGGTCTCCCCGCGGTCTGGATCAAGGGGAAAGAGCGGGAGAAGGCGCAGGTCTCCGGCTACACCGTGGTCGACAACACCACGATCCTCGCCACCCACATCAGCGAGACCATCAAGAAGCACGCCCACGAGCTGGTGGGGCGCCAGGAACTGCAGCAGCTTTTGGACAGCATCGCCGCCACCCTGCCCAAGGTGGTCGAGGAGCTGGTCCCGTCGCTCCTCTCCCTGGGCACCGTGCTGCGCGTGGTGAAGAACCTCTTGAAGGAAAACGTTTCCATCCGCGACCTGCGCTCCATCCTGGAGACCCTGGCCGACTACGGCGGGGTGACCAAGGACCCGGAGATGCTCACCGAGTTCGTGCGGCAGAGCCTGGGGCGCTACATCGTGGAGCAGTACAAGCGCGAGGACGACACCCTCTGCGTGCTCACCCTGGACCACGACATCGAGGAGACCATCATTGATTCGGTCCAGCTCTCGGAGCAGGGAAGCTACCTGGCCATCGACCCGCACGTCGCACAGCGCGTCCTGGCCGCCATCCGCAGGAATGCCGAGCAGTTCGACGCCATCGGCGCACTGCCGGTCTTGATGGCTTCCCCCTCCATCCGTCGTCACGTGAAGAAACTCACGGAACGGTTCATGCCCAACCTGGCGGTCATCTCGCACAACGAGATCCCGCCCAACATAAAAATCCAATCCTTAGGCGTGGTGGTGATCAATGCTAGTTAA
- a CDS encoding BamA/TamA family outer membrane protein, which translates to MHALTLLSLILLSLLAGCTSYIPSTVLPAPSPAQPYVKLVTIPLPVIASSPNEGVTWGALTAFLLHNDKDEVSALFAPQVNQNENFGTTGTLYGAMYPSPLRSIEFNISKSTQVNSDYEIRVRDQSLMDRQLELNAFLYNFTDGSARFFGFGSGSSVDNETNFADRELGYTVSAGYPLATNTMLYLGDRLRKVEIDEGAVKMLPNTQQYFAQADVPGLDGFSTHAQSVSLVYSTLDAQAMASSGIRARATIEGSLAALGSSARFGRYEAEVKGFFPIPDSRFISAGRVAVGQTRGSSLPFLERSILGGENTLRGYGRNRFIDNSYVLLNLEERIRLFRWEVFDVKADWELAPFVDIGGVGDTVGDLRGRDIEVNPGIGFRAVVRPNILGRIDVGFSKDGPAVFVGLGYPF; encoded by the coding sequence ATGCACGCATTAACGCTTCTATCGCTGATCCTTTTGTCGCTTCTGGCAGGCTGCACCAGCTATATCCCGTCCACCGTACTTCCGGCTCCCTCACCGGCACAACCGTACGTGAAGCTGGTCACCATCCCGCTTCCCGTGATCGCTTCCAGCCCCAACGAAGGGGTGACCTGGGGCGCCCTCACCGCGTTCCTTCTGCACAACGACAAGGACGAGGTCTCCGCGCTGTTCGCCCCGCAGGTGAACCAGAACGAGAACTTCGGCACCACGGGAACCCTCTACGGCGCCATGTACCCCTCCCCCTTGCGCAGCATAGAATTCAACATCTCCAAATCGACCCAGGTAAACTCCGACTACGAGATCAGGGTCAGGGACCAGAGCCTGATGGACCGGCAGCTGGAGCTGAACGCCTTCCTCTACAACTTCACCGACGGATCCGCCCGCTTCTTCGGCTTCGGCTCCGGCAGCAGCGTCGACAACGAAACCAACTTCGCCGACCGCGAACTCGGCTACACGGTATCGGCTGGTTACCCGCTGGCCACCAACACCATGCTCTACCTGGGCGACCGCCTGAGAAAGGTGGAAATCGACGAGGGGGCGGTCAAAATGCTCCCCAATACTCAGCAGTATTTCGCCCAGGCCGACGTCCCCGGCCTCGATGGCTTCAGCACCCATGCCCAATCCGTTTCCCTGGTCTACAGCACCCTCGATGCCCAGGCCATGGCCAGTTCCGGCATCCGCGCACGGGCCACCATCGAGGGGAGCCTGGCCGCCCTGGGTAGCAGCGCGCGCTTCGGGCGCTACGAGGCCGAGGTCAAAGGGTTCTTCCCGATCCCCGACAGCCGCTTTATCAGCGCCGGCAGGGTGGCCGTGGGACAGACCCGCGGCAGCTCCCTCCCCTTCCTGGAGCGAAGCATCCTCGGCGGCGAGAACACGCTCAGGGGGTACGGCAGGAACCGCTTCATCGACAACAGCTACGTGCTCTTAAACCTGGAGGAGCGGATCAGGCTATTCCGGTGGGAGGTGTTCGACGTCAAGGCGGACTGGGAACTGGCGCCGTTCGTCGACATCGGCGGAGTAGGCGATACGGTTGGAGACCTGCGGGGGCGGGACATCGAGGTGAATCCGGGCATTGGCTTCCGCGCCGTGGTGCGCCCCAACATCCTCGGCCGCATCGACGTCGGCTTCAGTAAGGACGGCCCCGCCGTCTTCGTGGGGCTTGGGTACCCCTTCTAA
- a CDS encoding FRG domain-containing protein has translation MVNSCGAAVVDVAAPAGGTMDISGEITSFDDFRRLIIKTAPGSWNFFRGESRDFYTLIPKIGRLTPDPGAAGKLPPGEVMPADIYGEYQALQEFKKSGRHLVEVQPATEWEWLALAQHHGLPTRLLDWSVNPLIALYFAVAEPYGDLALRRDRLNNPDYCGGAALYIAHTMYGLSDIDERANPFEADTCFFMAPVIASRIKAQSGVFSLLRNPWRPLEQQLTPREHIRKYRIPFENRGFLAQELKLLGINHAFVFADLDGLARYIQEKVSDKIDPQQSLAHRHT, from the coding sequence ATGGTTAACTCTTGTGGTGCTGCGGTGGTCGACGTTGCGGCACCGGCAGGAGGGACCATGGATATCTCGGGCGAGATCACATCTTTTGACGACTTCCGCAGGCTGATCATCAAGACCGCCCCAGGGTCGTGGAACTTCTTCCGGGGTGAGAGCAGAGACTTCTACACGCTGATCCCGAAGATCGGGCGGCTCACTCCCGACCCGGGCGCGGCGGGGAAGCTTCCCCCGGGCGAGGTGATGCCGGCTGACATCTACGGCGAGTATCAGGCGCTGCAGGAGTTCAAGAAATCGGGGCGCCACCTGGTCGAGGTGCAACCGGCGACGGAATGGGAGTGGCTGGCCCTGGCGCAGCACCATGGCCTGCCGACCAGGCTGCTGGACTGGTCGGTGAATCCCTTGATCGCCCTGTACTTCGCCGTCGCCGAACCGTACGGCGACCTGGCCCTGCGCCGGGACCGGCTCAACAACCCTGACTACTGTGGCGGCGCCGCGCTCTACATTGCCCACACCATGTACGGGCTCTCAGACATCGACGAGAGGGCCAATCCCTTCGAAGCCGACACCTGTTTCTTCATGGCGCCGGTGATCGCCTCCCGCATCAAGGCGCAAAGCGGCGTATTCTCACTGTTGAGGAACCCGTGGCGGCCGCTGGAGCAACAACTCACTCCACGCGAGCACATTCGCAAGTACCGTATTCCCTTCGAGAACCGGGGTTTTCTGGCCCAGGAACTGAAGCTCTTGGGGATTAACCACGCTTTCGTTTTCGCCGATCTTGACGGGCTGGCGCGCTACATCCAGGAAAAGGTTTCCGACAAAATCGATCCACAGCAGTCGTTGGCGCATCGGCATACGTAG
- the pdxR gene encoding MocR-like pyridoxine biosynthesis transcription factor PdxR, with protein MIYLNPESKKPLYQQLYEQLKQNIITGEYEKGSRLTSTRDLAKNLSIARNTVEAAYDQLCIEGYVEGRHGSGYVVQDLREELLHFPCITGDGEDVQLLPATGTADMDEPPPEQAKPVKYNFSYGDFDPHSFPHALWRRLNNEVLTSLKVDSIAYYGDKQGELQLRRELAKYLRQSRGVKCSSEQIVVGAGLQDLAMMICLLFPLEERILGMEEPGYDFTRVIFGNHGYKVLPIPVGEWGIDPAELKKSGARLAYVTPSHQLPTGVVMPIQHRMRLLQWAEQSGGVIIEDDYDSEFRYRTRPIPALQSIDCQERVIYLGTFSKAFAPGLRMGYMVLPQWLLSRYHTVFERYKCTVPRLQQYVAASLLSGGHWDRHLRKVCLVNKKKHEVLVQSIQREMGERVRIYGSHAGLHVLLEHFTGETQETMVARAAAYQVKVTPTRQFWQNPESAPENLIMIGFGGLSAEEIAEGIKLLRQAWFG; from the coding sequence ATGATCTACCTGAATCCTGAATCAAAAAAGCCTTTGTATCAGCAGCTTTATGAGCAGCTGAAACAGAACATCATCACCGGCGAATACGAGAAGGGGAGCCGACTGACATCGACCCGGGACCTGGCAAAAAATTTATCCATCGCACGCAACACGGTTGAGGCGGCCTACGACCAACTCTGCATCGAGGGGTACGTGGAGGGGCGGCATGGATCGGGGTACGTGGTACAGGACCTTAGGGAAGAGTTGCTGCATTTTCCCTGCATAACTGGGGACGGGGAAGATGTGCAGCTTCTTCCGGCAACCGGGACGGCAGATATGGACGAGCCGCCGCCCGAGCAGGCGAAGCCGGTAAAATACAACTTCTCCTACGGCGACTTCGATCCCCATTCCTTCCCCCATGCACTGTGGCGGCGCCTGAACAACGAGGTGCTCACATCGCTCAAGGTCGATTCCATCGCCTACTACGGGGACAAGCAGGGTGAGCTGCAGTTGCGGCGGGAGTTGGCGAAGTACCTGCGCCAGTCGCGGGGTGTCAAATGCTCGTCTGAGCAGATCGTGGTGGGGGCGGGTCTCCAGGACCTGGCGATGATGATCTGCCTGCTGTTTCCGCTGGAGGAGCGCATCCTGGGGATGGAGGAGCCGGGGTACGACTTCACCAGGGTCATCTTCGGCAACCACGGCTACAAGGTGCTCCCGATCCCGGTGGGGGAATGGGGCATCGACCCGGCGGAGCTGAAGAAAAGCGGGGCGCGGTTGGCCTACGTGACCCCTTCGCACCAGCTTCCGACCGGGGTGGTGATGCCTATCCAGCACCGCATGAGGCTCTTGCAGTGGGCGGAGCAAAGCGGGGGTGTCATCATCGAGGACGACTACGACAGCGAGTTTCGCTACCGCACCCGGCCCATCCCCGCCCTGCAGTCGATTGACTGCCAGGAGCGCGTCATCTACCTGGGGACCTTCTCCAAGGCTTTCGCGCCCGGGCTGCGCATGGGGTACATGGTGCTGCCGCAGTGGCTCCTGTCCCGCTACCATACCGTCTTCGAGCGCTACAAGTGCACCGTGCCGAGGCTGCAGCAGTACGTGGCGGCGAGCCTGTTGTCGGGAGGACACTGGGACCGGCACCTGCGCAAGGTCTGCCTGGTGAACAAGAAGAAGCACGAGGTCCTGGTGCAGTCGATCCAGAGGGAGATGGGTGAGCGGGTGCGCATTTATGGGTCCCACGCCGGTCTGCACGTGCTTTTGGAGCATTTCACGGGTGAGACCCAGGAAACGATGGTGGCGCGGGCGGCGGCGTACCAGGTCAAGGTGACGCCGACCCGGCAGTTCTGGCAGAACCCGGAGTCCGCCCCGGAGAACCTGATCATGATCGGTTTTGGCGGCCTCTCCGCGGAAGAGATCGCCGAGGGGATCAAGCTATTGAGGCAGGCGTGGTTCGGCTAG
- a CDS encoding TIGR01212 family radical SAM protein (This family includes YhcC from E. coli K-12, an uncharacterized radical SAM protein.): MQRYNAFSEELKRVFGCKVQRLSVDAGFTCPNRDGSVGTEGCIFCGGKGSGSYGILLGVGVAEQLEHAKEVMVRKYKAARFIAYFQSYSNTYAPVEHLRRLYDEALSVPDVVGLIVGTRPDCLPTETLDLLAEYARRCYFWLELGLQSPLDRTLSAINRGHDLVSFSSAVHECQKRGIRVCAHIILGLPGESREEMLSGAEFLNRAGVDGVKIHLLHVMRGTRLAELYQAGTVQLLDRDSYVGLVCDFLERLDPKIVVQRLTGDGNRKDLIAPLWSLAKFEVLNCIDHELERRKTRQGDKRGLAP; the protein is encoded by the coding sequence ATGCAGCGCTACAATGCATTTTCTGAAGAGCTGAAGCGGGTGTTCGGGTGCAAGGTGCAGCGGCTCTCGGTGGACGCCGGCTTCACCTGCCCCAACCGCGACGGCAGCGTCGGGACGGAAGGGTGCATCTTCTGCGGCGGTAAGGGCTCCGGCTCCTACGGCATCCTTCTGGGTGTCGGCGTCGCCGAACAGCTGGAGCACGCCAAGGAGGTCATGGTCAGGAAGTACAAGGCGGCCCGCTTCATCGCCTACTTTCAGTCCTACTCCAACACCTACGCGCCGGTGGAACATCTGCGCCGGCTCTATGACGAGGCGCTTTCCGTGCCCGACGTCGTCGGACTCATCGTTGGCACCCGCCCGGATTGTCTCCCGACCGAAACCCTCGACCTGCTTGCCGAGTACGCCCGGCGCTGTTACTTCTGGCTGGAACTCGGCCTGCAGTCGCCGCTCGACCGTACCCTGTCTGCCATCAACCGCGGCCACGACCTCGTCTCGTTCAGTAGCGCCGTCCATGAATGTCAAAAACGCGGCATCCGGGTCTGCGCCCATATCATCCTGGGGCTCCCGGGGGAGAGCCGGGAGGAGATGCTTTCCGGCGCGGAGTTCCTGAACCGGGCCGGGGTGGACGGGGTGAAGATCCATCTCCTGCACGTGATGCGCGGCACTCGCCTAGCCGAGCTGTACCAGGCAGGGACGGTACAGCTTTTGGACCGCGACAGCTACGTGGGGCTGGTCTGCGATTTCCTGGAGCGGCTCGACCCAAAGATCGTGGTGCAGCGCCTGACTGGAGATGGGAACAGGAAGGATCTGATCGCGCCGCTCTGGTCGCTGGCCAAGTTCGAGGTGCTGAACTGCATCGATCACGAACTGGAGCGGAGAAAGACCAGGCAGGGTGACAAAAGGGGACTGGCCCCGTAA